Below is a window of Pleurodeles waltl isolate 20211129_DDA chromosome 4_1, aPleWal1.hap1.20221129, whole genome shotgun sequence DNA.
ctaacttcgcccaccgaagttcccccaccaaaataccgctccgcggtcgaaagaccgctgagggtattttgggatttgccctgggctggcgggcggccgccaaaaggccgcccgccagaccagggcaaatcaaccttcccacgaggacgccggctcagaattgagccggcgtagtgggaaggtgcgacgggtgcagtggcacccgtcacgtatttcagtgacGGCataacagacactgaaatactttgtggggccctcttacgggggcccctgcagtgcccatgccattggcatgggcacagcaggggcccccaggggccccgcggcaccccctaccgccatcctgttcctggcgggagacccgccaggaacaggatggcggtagggggtgtcagaatccccatggcggcggagcgcgctccgctgccatggaggattctgcagggcagcgggaaaccggcgggagaccgccggtttcccgcatctgaccgcggccgaaccgccgcggtcagaatgccctgcggggcaccgccggtctgtcggcggtgctcccgccgaccctggccccggcagtctcggaccgccggggtcagaatgacccccataatcattagCTCATACGCAAGCAAGTCAAAGTCGGGGTGCCCACTCTGGGGCCCTATCAACTGGCAACCTATGGTCTTTTACTGAAAAATCCCTCATTTTCAATGCCCAAGAGGTCCTGGTTGGCACCATTATCACTAAACATGTCTCGCTTCTCAGTCCTCCTAAAAATGGACAACTTTAAAGCACTCGGATATGTCAACAAACTACAGGGCTTGAAATTCAAGCCTCTAGCGGATCTCTCCAAAGATCTCTGGGATCATTTCCAGTGCAACAACCTCTACGTGGTGGCGGAAGACCTCCCCGCCCTCTTCAGTTGCACTGCAGACTGGTTCTCTAGGCACCTACGAGACTCCAGCAACAGGATATTCAGCTGACATTTTTTGCCAGATTTCAGTTCTCCCGGGTCCCACTGATGTGGACCCCTTTACTTTGCTCTCGAACAAGCAACTGTCAGTTTTCGTGAGTTGGCAACCGGATCCGAATGGCTGGGAGATAGACACCTTTCCCCAGGAGTGGTCTCTCTTTTGCCCATATGCATTCCTTGCATCTGGTCTTCTGTCCAGAGAACTCCTATCCAGATGTGTCTCCGGCAAGATAGTTATAGTTATACCCCATTGGCCCTCTCAAGCTTGGTTCCCTCATCTCCTGTAGCTAGCCACAGACTTTCCTCACCATCTCCCTTATTTTGACTCTTCCCCTTTTGGGGCCCATAAGGTAACTCCCATGACCTTCACACTCATGATCACCTTCACCATCTGGCTCTGGAAATCTCTGGGTATCATCAAGTTGGCCTGATCATTCGGAAATTACTGCAAACCTCGTTGACAAGTCATGGGCTCCTGGCACTAGTCAAACCTAGAAGTCTACCTGGCGGTCCTGGATTCATTGGTGCTAGTGACAAGACCTGGATCCCCTTGCTCCCACTCTTTCCCCTTTGGCGTAtttctactctcttccttttctccaAAGGCCTTAGCTACAGGACTATTAGCCCCTACCGCTCTGCTATCGCAGCCCACCTTCTCTTTATTAATGGAATCCCTTTGGCAAGAGACAATTTTTTTTGCACCCTTGGAAAGACATCTCTCTCAGGAACTCCTCTTCCTCGTTATGCATCTACGTGGGATGTCTCTTCTATATGGACCTTCCTCTCTTCTAAGTTCCCAAACTCCAGTCTTTCTTTGATTCTCTCACTCGAACTTGCTTCACTTCTTTACCTCGTCTCTTGTAGGAAGGCTACATATGttagcgccctctctgtctccggTCCCTATTTCTTACCAATTAGGGTAATGTTTTACATCATAGCCCACACCAAGACATCCTCCATGTTGTTCTTGTACCCTTATTTCCCCTCCTTTCCATCTCTATGTGTAGCATCATGTATTCAAGACTGTCTCTTGtaccttttccttttgtttttctgaacagcttctcctttcattcAGAAAGTCCCACAATCCAGTCTCATCAGCAGCCTTGGCTTGAAGGATCACATTCACCATGGCACCAGGGGCATCAATATCTCCTGTTTCAGTGCCCATTGCACTACAGGGGCCATGGCTTTCAAAGCGATCTTCTGTGGCTCTAGATTAGAATATATCCTCAAAATGGCCAATTTGTCTTGTGCTGCTACTTTTAAAACTTGTACTTCCTGCACTTACGGCTGATCACGTCCTAGCTTAGCTTTGAACATACATAGTGCCTCATTCTCTTGTGTAAAATGGggattttcctagcttcagggaagGGGACATCGTATAAAATTTTAAAGACAATGAGGCATGTACAATATCCACTTTTAAGTTCGATTATTCCTACTTGTTCCTTTTACTATCTTCATTGGCACACATTCTTCTCTCTTCTGTcattcattttctctatttttctcctGCCAAGGCTCTGCCTCCAAGTTACCTCACTATTATTCTTTCTTTCAGGTCTAGTGTAAGATCCCTGCTGATGATCCATGGCTGCTGACTTGTAATCTGAAGTCCTTTTGATGGCCTCCTCATGTTTTTCACATTATTATCCCTCCCACCGCTGTTGACTTCAAGTACCATTTGGGATGGTTTCTGAATTCTCCTGATATTAGCAATAAGAGAGTGTGTGTGATTACAGGAGGGACTGTCTTATAGGACTGATTATGTCTCAAAGAGTTGTGACCTCACACCTTATTATTGCTGTTTTGGTAGAAGTAAAGGGAAATGCTAATTTTACTGCCTCGTTGTCTTTTAAATAAAATCTAAGGTTTCTCACTGTAACTCTCATAAGTGTATCAAGTTTCATGGGCAGTGGTCTGCAGCTTTGCTGACTTTGCTATTTGGCTGTTTCTGGCTCTTCTTTCTCTTTGCGATGTGGCAGCAATATGAGATGTGGCGTCAGTGAGTGTTATGTGATATCACAGCATCACAGAACCCCACTGCATCATCTTTGAATGCTGATGTGGTTGCAGTGCCGTTAGAGAGGGCTGTGGCGGTTGACTCCTGACCAGTGCTGTTGTAGGTTGTCCTGTGCTCCAGTAAACCTTCCCTTGGTTTTGCATGTGTCTTGCCGCTCTTCTTTTTCGACGATACAACTGTTTCGAGCAGACGGTGTGCTGATTAAGGATCCGATAGGACAGCTTTCTTCCAGCCTCATCAAACACAGACTGTCATAGCTGGAGTCTCTAAGCATTCTAACATGCAACATCATAACCCAGCATTCCATGAAATCTTCATTTGCCTCACCGCAGTCCAGGACCATTTCCCTGGAAGTGCCTAGCGCTCACACTGCTACTCATCCAGAGTTCTAGTTAGGGCCCAAAGgccgccagcctcctacaatgtggagATCTGGATATAATGCGGAAtagaatacaagaacattaacttaccTGCTCTTTGTTTACTGAGTGCAGCAAATGGGTACAGGATCTATCAGCACTTACTCTCCAGTGCTTCGAACCGCAACTGCAAGCACAGATTGTGCCAGGTGCACTGAAATTATTGTAAGGAAATGAATGTGCAGCCTTGGTGGGATATAAGTGCTCCCTTGCTTAAAGAGGGTTTTTTTCTTTTCAGGTAAATAACAGTTTGAAGAACAGGTGGTAGCAGTGTAAGAAATGTTGATACTTGATGGGAATACTTTACTATTGTGGAGGCAGTTTTGTAGGGACatgattgttaaaaaaaattaaaatgggcCTGAAGCTGAATAGCATTTTACTTTTTTTCTCCTGGGTTCTCTGCAGCATCCTCTTACACAGCAGAGTTGCGGAACCAATGGCGATGCTGGATGTTGGAAGCTCTTGGCTGAGGGACAATGCCAATCGACGTTTGGTAGGATATAGTGGGGTTGTGAAACTGTTTCTTCTCCAGGTGCTGCTGCCACTTGGCCAGTTTGAGGAGGCAGAGGACCTGGCCTTGGAATGTGATGTGTTTTCAGAAAAGCAGCAgcaggttctgctggaggccatcTCAGAGCGCAGGCAGGCTTGGGATGGCCACGACCCACAGGGCGAAACAAAAGTGACCAATGAAGATGGGTTAGTGCCTGAGAAAGACAAACACTTTGGTAAGTTTTCTAGTCTGAATgtcttgtgtgtgctttggtagatGTTCATTGCACTTGTACAAGAATGTGATACACAGCAATAGAAGTTCTATGTTTGATATGCAGCATATTGCCATAAGCAAAAAGAGGACATCTCCTGTACATGTACCTGTGCGCCATAGAACCTCCAATACAAAACTAAAACAAACTCAAAACTAACTAATGCTCCAAGGACCTTTCTTGAGCTTTTAATTGATTTAGAGAACATTCCTTATGGAGCAACAAACCCACCAACTTTCATAATAATGGGCATTCAGCTGACTGAGATTGCTCTCCCCTGGAGCGGTAAGGCCCATGGCAACTTATGGCTGGAATGCTGAGCAGAAAACAACAACCCCAAGACCTAAAATCACCAATAGCTGTGCAGCCAGCAATCCGTGAAGGACTTACGCATTGGatatgtgcctgccctcaaactcaTATCTAGTAATAGCTATGTGACCACATGCTGCGTTCTCTGCTGTCGAGCAAGGAGTTATTTCTTGAACTCTTACAACAAACAGAGGTGTTCCAAAACACCAAAGATTTCCCATTGTTTTAATGTcttttttactgtgtttttttcctttgcttTGTTTTTGATTTTCATGTTATGTGACTCCATAATCTCCTTTTTATCTCCTGGATCCTCCCCCTCCCTGCCCAgtgaacctgctgcacatttgtcaTATGTCTTGCTTTAAGCTTCACTCCCCACCTAAACCAAGTTGTACCTTCAATGTAGTTCTTTAGACTTCATGATTTTGTGTATCCATCAGGCGGGTGCATGGTGTGATTTTGGTCAAATGTTTTCTTATTTTCCTTTGTCATAATTTTTCAGGCTCTGCATCCCAAAGGCTGAAAAGCCTGCTTAACTTCCTCTGCAGAGTTTTGGGGTCAGCCGGCTCTTGCATCCTCTCCCTTCCTCTTAAGCGGATTGTTCTGGCAGTCCTTATCCTTGGTCTCCTGATCCTGAAGGTGGACCCCGGTGAGTATTGGACATTCTCACTACTCCTGTCTCTCTAGTAAACTTGTCCATTAATGCACAAGGTTTCTGGAAAGTGTGCCATTTATGATAGGATTGACTGATTGATAGCTTCCATGTTGCATATATTGTAAAGTTTCGACTGGGGTAAACAGAGGCAAAAGTAAGACATACCGTATTCAGCTAGTCTTTCGATTGTGTTCCACTGCTGTGTAAGTTGGGACAACTTATTTCGCCTCATTTAATACCTTCTACAGTTTAGGACTTCCTTCTATTTTTCTCATCTGGATGTTCTGATCAATGACAAAACCATGGCATTTTCCAGCCACCTTATTGTGCTGTTGCACAGGCATTGGTGGCTTTGGTGTAACGATTGGTGATGGTTTGAGGTCTGTGTGGACGAGGCCCAATCACTTAACAATGAGTGGGGAAGTAGCTtgcctttttaatttttattctatAAAATAATTTCAGGGTACTAAttcattaaaacaaaataaaaccaaaatataatttagaaatgGTAAAAGTGGAGGACTTCTTTTATTCTATATCAATATAAAACAAATCACTTCAGCAATTAGCATAGTATATTATTTATTGACTATTGCCTTTGGATTAATGGCAAGGGTGTCTCAGTTTCACTTTAGTTATTATATccttgacatttaggccctcattacaaccctggcagtcggtggagaagtggcggtaataccgcaaacaggccggcggtaaaaaaaattaaattacaagcatggcggtgaccgtcatgccaaaccgccacttctccactccgactgccagggtggtaacgaccgctgggctggagacttcggtctccaggtcGGCAGCCGTCACTACACCTCCGGCGGCATCACGACCCCGCATAACGCCATGGATTTCCTGTGGTTCTGTACCGCctctaaatccatggcggtaggcactatcagtgccagggaatacgttccctggcactgataggggtctccccaacccccccccctccccggagtccaccccccaaaggtggttggaccccccaccccctcaaacattgacacacacccccatacatgcactcacacaactactacacatacacgcacacatacacacagacattaacgcacacatttcccatacacacaacacaccccctgcatgcattcacgcactcacaccccccctctacacacgcacacccccatgcacgcacacaacaaacaactccctcccccccccttaacggacaatcaccttacctggtccggtgatcctcatcctccgggagggaacgggatccataggggctgctctgccgccagcaccccgtcccccgaacaccgccacgccgaatcatgggacgtgattcggtgggcagtgttctgatgactgcagaccaccagtatggctgctggcggctctccgtccgaaaaagggcggagggctgccagcagtcataatacgctgtgctgaaaaacgcctgcactggcggtcttcagcacggcggtacctcggtggtcttgaaaaaagaccgctgaggtccaaatgaggccctaaatgtttaccaTTCCAGGACTTGTACATAATCCTCAAGAACATCCCATATTCCATAATATTTGTTGTTTCATGCTGTCCTTCAGTACATTACTTTCCTCTGCGGTTTACCTTCTATTAGTTATTAATGTCTGGGCAATAGGTTATTGACACTCAATTAAGCACCAACAGAAATGTTATTCATTTTGGCAGGACCAGGTATGCCAGATGGTTTGCTTTTATCAAATTGTGTAGATCGATAGGGCAGTGGCTACAGTAGGCCTTGTGCATGTTACCATGTGCTCCATCAGTACACTGAAAAAGGGATATTAGGACTGGGGATGCATTGTTAGAATTGTTACACTTGGTGCATACCTGGGATAGCAATCCAAATTGGTGATTTGTACCTTTGGCAATCACATTTATCTGCAGTGCTCATAACTGTACCACCTGCACAATATCCAACATTGTGTATGATATGAGCAGTTGCATGCAGATACGGGACAGATATGCCACATAGAATGCTTACAACAGTAGAATACATTTGTAATCAGATGACACAGGCATACCACTCAGTTGTAGAAGTTAGAACATACAGCCAAAACAGCACAAGCTTGGTTGGGCGTCTTTTTGCTCACAACAGCACTTTCCACCACTACACACCATTTACCTTTCTATAAACCAAACTGGACATATCCAACACATTCATATATGTCACCATATAGTTATCACATCACCTAACCCCACTTGCTAGTACCAACTTAAAACATACATCTGCCTGGCAATGGAGATGCCTGCCGACCTAGAAGATGCATAAATTATTCAGTGCAGTCCCTCTGGTTGCTTCTCTCAAACACCAAGAAGATTGACCCACAACTCAATGAAGTTGACATATTCACCTTATACCCATTGCATCACTGATCTTTGCAAGCTGACTAGGTCTGCAGTAGAAAGCTTGTAATTGTTAAAAAAGGCCATCACATTAGTACGGAAAGTGATGCAGTGCTGTACCAGTAGCCACTCATGTGCTGTACACATTCCAGTATCTTAAGGTTTTGTAAGTAGTAGGCTGTAGTGCCTAGGTACCGTTTTTTCCATAGATAAAGTAAAGGATTGTCATGGCAAACAGAGCTAACACAGTTTGGTAAGGACTGGGTAGATCAGTGGCAATGTGCCATACGATTCACGGATGAAAGGATAGGGTGTGGTTCAATTTGTATCCcatctgtgaggaaggaggtgattcagTTGAATGTGGAACCCTGGATACCTAGAAACAGGAACAGATGCATGAAGATCATTTGGCTGACAATGTCAAATGCCACAGAGATGTCGAGAAGAAATGTTTTTATCCCTTCATCATCAGTTGCTTCCAAATTGAAATGAGGATTGAATCCATTCCCCTGCTTAGTCAAAAACTGGCATGTTCATGGCCTAGGAGTAAATTTTATTTGGTGAGTCTGGGCATTTTTCTGCACAtcatacattttaattgttttgatggGTACTGCAGGTAAGAGATACATAGGACATTTTTGTAGGATCTCTGGAATTGGGTTCAAAGTATGACTCAGACCAGTGACGGATGATATGAGAATTTTTATTAGGTTGAGACAGAAATGGTGTATAGACACTATGGGATTTGGTATGACTGAAAGTCTGTTCTGTAGTTCTTCCTCGAGTTctttcccttcttgctcctccgtCTTGCTTGCCTGAAATCATCCAGTCTCCAGAGTCACCCTCAAGGAAAAGATAAACAGGGGGAGAGATCTTACTATTCAGGTTTTCTCCAGGGTCGTGAAGTCCACCACCACACCGTACAGTCTAATAAATGTGAGGGAAGTTAGGGTCATTGACCCCTAGGATACCCACTTTTATCCCTCTCTGGGATTTCTCATGCCATGCTTTGATGCATGCTATTCTCCCATCATCATGCTCTGACTTATCACTGCTCCCAGTGCTCCTCTCCTTCCCCGTGCTGTGATACTTTTGCTATGACAAATAATAAGACGCAGTGTATGTCAAATCAATGTTGCCTTAAAACCACATCCAATGACCCCATGTTAGTGCTCCCCAGACCACCCGCCATAAGCCCCCTGTGGTACTCGCATGAGGCCGTGACTCTGTCTTTGAGTCACATCGGTCTTGTCCGAGTCGCCTTTCCCTGGGGTCTGTAGTTTGGAATCCATCTTCCATTGAagatgcaactgcacctgccggtAGGAGGGTCTGCCCTCCGTGCCTGAAGACTCCAGAGGCTCCAGTGGTTCATCCGTCTCGTCTTCTGTCCCGGCTTCGGCTCTCGACCTATCCTCCTCGAATCTCCATTGTTCTGTGTCCTCTGCTTCTCGTGCTGCTTCCTCCTGTAACTCCTCATCGTGCACACCACACCCTGGCTCCACTGGCCTATAAGCAGTATTGGAGGGTTCAAGGGGTGCGGCCTGTGAAACCACTAGAACGCTTCTACGTGTTTGACGTATGCCCCCGGGGTTCTTGTTGTGACATTTACGAACACCTTATCGGGTAAGCGATCACAGTTCCGTTCCAGGAAGCATTCTTGAATTGCTCGAGTGCAGAGCTGCATTCTAGTGACTTATTGAAGAAGTGGAATAAAAGTGTTGCTAGGAACAGTTATGTGAAAAAGGGGAAGCTGGACAGTAGTCGATGGGGATCCCTAAAGTATTTGCTATCAGTTACAAGAAGTAGGAACTTAGCAGGAAAATGGAGTAGTGCTGAAGGTTAGGGTGGGTGCAGAGAGTTAAAAGGAGAAAGATAAAGCTAAAGGATATGAGAATGAAGGAGCTCATAGCTAATTAAATAGACCTTTAAGTAaatgtagtggcttactattggaCCCGGGAGGGTTGGAAGGTATTGCACGAGGCTCAGTAGTTTTTCAAGGATCCAGGAGCCTCCCATTTGAGGGCATTTGCTGGAGAGTCTATTTAATGTGCTTTATTGTTTTCTTGTTCTTTTAAACAATGGCTCGATTGCATATATGATAGTACTAGAAGGCCAGTGTGTCCTCG
It encodes the following:
- the PEX26 gene encoding peroxisome assembly protein 26 encodes the protein MKGSCSSLVGLKGSGASETSLGPPQMIGPGVALSQLEEASDLLVVHRDFASALEVCEKGCQAISADPASQGDYRFDDLKTSLCIVGVQALAEMNRWREVLSWLLQYYEVPEKIPMKLLEMCILLHSRVAEPMAMLDVGSSWLRDNANRRLVGYSGVVKLFLLQVLLPLGQFEEAEDLALECDVFSEKQQQVLLEAISERRQAWDGHDPQGETKVTNEDGLVPEKDKHFGSASQRLKSLLNFLCRVLGSAGSCILSLPLKRIVLAVLILGLLILKVDPAASLSQPFLSSLVWMLRQVWETIAPVSSRPGICR